In Haloterrigena turkmenica DSM 5511, a single genomic region encodes these proteins:
- a CDS encoding SprT family zinc-dependent metalloprotease encodes MTDEDALTIDDEIVARARIHAREVLASHDLEIDRDALEWDVSTRARRRAGACRWDADREAATIVLTRAAYRRYDWETFAGVVRHELVHAWEFQRFGESGHGPRFRERAAELEAPRHCESFSDPRYVLRCRDDDCNWEARRHRASKPVKAPDRYRCGACGGAYEVEHAASGRTWTTASEFGGVKSALGAEW; translated from the coding sequence CGACGACGAAATCGTCGCCCGCGCGCGGATCCACGCTCGTGAGGTCCTCGCGTCCCACGACCTCGAGATCGACCGCGACGCCCTCGAGTGGGACGTCTCGACGCGCGCTCGCCGCCGCGCCGGGGCGTGTCGCTGGGACGCCGACCGCGAGGCGGCGACGATCGTACTCACGCGGGCGGCCTACCGGCGGTACGACTGGGAGACGTTCGCCGGCGTCGTCCGACACGAACTCGTCCACGCCTGGGAGTTCCAGCGGTTCGGCGAGTCGGGACACGGACCGCGCTTTCGCGAGCGGGCGGCCGAACTCGAGGCGCCGCGTCACTGCGAGTCGTTTTCGGACCCCCGATACGTCCTCCGCTGTCGCGACGACGACTGCAACTGGGAGGCGCGGCGCCACCGCGCCTCGAAGCCCGTGAAGGCGCCCGACCGGTACCGCTGTGGCGCCTGCGGCGGCGCCTACGAGGTCGAACACGCGGCGAGCGGCCGGACGTGGACGACCGCGAGCGAGTTCGGCGGCGTGAAGTCGGCGCTCGGTGCCGAGTGGTGA